Proteins encoded by one window of Anaerosalibacter sp. Marseille-P3206:
- a CDS encoding DUF1573 domain-containing protein encodes MDKDIENIDNDIFCDDFQNMVSKVLIRHKSILDIITKLDEYNARINRAVVKSVTSCGCISIDASKQEYDKETLEELRSSLKDHIEGELCEICKEKIQEEIGSHVFYLAALCQTLGIDFSEVLNNEYKNMKTLGVYSLK; translated from the coding sequence ATGGATAAAGATATTGAAAATATAGATAACGATATATTTTGCGATGATTTCCAAAACATGGTGTCAAAGGTACTCATTAGACATAAGAGTATCCTAGATATAATCACTAAACTTGATGAATATAATGCTCGAATCAATAGAGCAGTAGTTAAATCCGTTACCTCTTGTGGATGTATTTCTATTGATGCCTCTAAACAAGAATATGATAAAGAAACCCTTGAAGAATTAAGATCTTCATTAAAAGACCATATTGAAGGAGAACTATGTGAAATTTGTAAAGAAAAGATTCAAGAAGAAATCGGATCTCATGTATTTTACTTAGCTGCACTTTGTCAAACTCTAGGTATAGATTTTTCAGAAGTTCTTAATAACGAATACAAAAACATGAAGACATTAGGAGTTTATAGTCTTAAGTAG
- a CDS encoding ABC transporter permease, which yields MSKYTNIVFIKELKDTFRDKKTIISSLLIPILIFPLIAFAIGFGSSDMVKESKEPVKISVISEGDSSFLDFLKDNKDVEIIEKDDPKKALEKLDIKAIVKIKEGFDDKLERGDNPEIEIIYDESSQKSEMARSRMTEIISIYTQSVVEKRLNDVGVDISILEPIDIKAVSVSKEGGIGTMMMSMMLPLMLTLWSAVGGIAAATDLGAGEKERQTLEPLLTTKASRSSILMGKYFAVVVAGVLGTLASLIGFLIATKINPDFMGEGISMSIVGVGIISLVCLLLAFAFASIELAISFYARSFKEAQTYLSPITIIIMVPVYLTMFVDGKAVPEYYFHIPILNTIGIIKEIVVSVYNYKHIIITVGWSIIYILFFLFITVKMFEKEEVVFRN from the coding sequence ATGAGTAAATATACTAATATAGTTTTTATAAAAGAACTAAAGGATACCTTTAGAGATAAAAAAACTATTATTTCGAGCTTACTTATTCCTATTTTGATTTTTCCATTGATTGCATTTGCAATTGGTTTTGGCAGTTCAGATATGGTAAAGGAAAGTAAAGAACCTGTTAAGATTAGTGTGATTAGTGAAGGGGATAGTTCATTTTTAGATTTTCTTAAAGATAATAAGGATGTAGAAATAATTGAAAAGGATGATCCTAAAAAGGCGTTGGAAAAATTAGATATAAAAGCAATAGTAAAAATAAAGGAAGGTTTTGATGATAAGCTAGAACGTGGAGACAATCCAGAAATAGAAATAATCTATGATGAAAGCAGTCAAAAATCAGAGATGGCTAGATCTAGGATGACGGAAATAATTTCTATATATACTCAATCTGTAGTTGAAAAAAGGCTCAATGATGTAGGTGTAGATATAAGTATATTAGAGCCTATTGATATAAAAGCAGTATCTGTATCTAAAGAAGGCGGAATAGGTACGATGATGATGTCTATGATGCTCCCTTTGATGCTTACATTATGGTCAGCAGTTGGAGGAATAGCTGCTGCTACTGATTTGGGGGCAGGAGAAAAAGAAAGGCAAACGCTAGAACCTCTGTTGACTACCAAGGCTAGTAGAAGCTCTATTCTCATGGGAAAATATTTTGCTGTAGTGGTAGCTGGAGTTCTTGGCACATTAGCTTCTCTAATAGGCTTTTTAATAGCTACAAAGATCAATCCAGATTTTATGGGGGAAGGAATCAGTATGTCTATAGTAGGAGTAGGTATAATATCTTTGGTTTGTCTTCTTTTAGCTTTTGCTTTTGCAAGTATTGAGCTTGCTATTAGTTTCTACGCTAGAAGTTTTAAAGAAGCTCAAACATATTTAAGTCCTATAACTATTATTATAATGGTTCCTGTATATTTGACTATGTTTGTAGATGGCAAGGCAGTTCCAGAGTATTATTTTCACATTCCTATACTAAACACCATAGGAATTATAAAAGAAATAGTTGTTTCTGTATATAATTATAAGCATATAATTATTACTGTTGGATGGAGTATTATCTATATATTGTTCTTTTTATTTATAACTGTAAAGATGTTTGAGAAGGAAGAAGTAGTTTTTAGAAATTAA
- a CDS encoding CarD family transcriptional regulator, with protein sequence MFSIGDKIVYPMHGAGIIIAIEEKEILGEKAKYYIMKMPIGDMRVMVPVKNVEEIGIREIAGDDEIEQVFDVLKGRQTKMPQNWNRRYRLNMDKIKSGNIYEIASVVRNLMIRDNEKGLSTGERKMLNNAKQMLVSEIVLSKGIDQEETEKLIDDAINCPAV encoded by the coding sequence ATGTTTAGTATTGGAGATAAAATCGTCTATCCAATGCACGGTGCTGGTATCATTATTGCCATTGAGGAAAAAGAAATATTAGGTGAAAAAGCGAAGTATTATATTATGAAAATGCCTATTGGTGATATGAGAGTTATGGTTCCTGTTAAAAATGTTGAGGAAATTGGCATCAGAGAAATAGCTGGAGATGACGAAATAGAACAGGTTTTTGATGTGTTAAAGGGTAGACAAACAAAAATGCCACAAAATTGGAATAGACGTTATAGATTAAATATGGATAAAATAAAAAGTGGGAATATTTATGAAATTGCGTCTGTTGTAAGAAATCTTATGATTAGAGACAATGAAAAAGGACTATCAACTGGCGAAAGAAAGATGTTGAATAACGCTAAACAAATGCTTGTTAGCGAAATTGTTCTTTCAAAAGGTATTGATCAAGAAGAGACAGAAAAGTTAATTGATGACGCCATAAATTGCCCTGCAGTTTAA
- the radA gene encoding DNA repair protein RadA, translated as MAKIKTKFICQNCGYESFKWLGKCPSCNEWNSFVEEVYEKNNVVKVDLKSVSVGKLIDVKIDKEDRIMTKINELDRVLGGGIVKGSLILVGGDPGIGKSTLLIQVASELSNSGLKVLYVSGEESPKQVKMRADRLNLKSDELFILAETNLDIIKNTINDISPDILIVDSIQTVYDSDITSAPGSVSQVREATHALMKIAKSDSIATFIVGHVTKEGSIAGPRVLEHMVDTVLYFEGEMYQSYRILRAVKNRFGSTNEIGMFEMRDIGLVEVENPSEVLISGRPQNTSGTVIVPCIEGTRPMLVEVQSLVSQTAFGLPRRATMGIDYNRAILMIAVLEKKLGYSMQNCDVYINVVGGLQTKEPAMDLGIITSIASSYRDLYIDSKTIVMGEVGLTGEIRRVSFIDKRINEAAKLGFKRAIIPKINFKDMNSIDGIEVIGINKVEEALEIVLGG; from the coding sequence GTGGCTAAGATTAAGACCAAATTCATATGTCAAAACTGTGGTTATGAATCCTTTAAATGGTTAGGTAAATGTCCATCTTGTAATGAGTGGAACAGTTTTGTTGAAGAAGTATATGAAAAAAACAATGTAGTAAAAGTAGATTTAAAAAGTGTTTCAGTGGGAAAGCTAATAGATGTTAAAATTGATAAAGAAGACAGAATAATGACAAAAATAAATGAATTAGATAGAGTTTTAGGTGGAGGTATAGTTAAGGGGTCTTTAATTCTTGTTGGAGGGGATCCTGGGATAGGTAAATCTACATTGCTAATTCAAGTAGCTAGTGAATTATCTAATAGTGGTTTAAAAGTATTATATGTTTCTGGGGAAGAATCACCAAAACAGGTTAAGATGAGAGCAGATAGATTAAATTTAAAATCTGATGAATTGTTTATTTTAGCAGAAACAAATTTGGATATAATAAAGAATACGATAAACGATATTTCTCCAGACATATTGATTGTGGATTCTATTCAAACAGTATATGATTCAGATATTACTTCTGCCCCAGGAAGTGTAAGTCAAGTTAGAGAGGCAACGCATGCATTGATGAAAATAGCTAAGAGTGATAGCATTGCAACATTTATCGTTGGACATGTAACTAAGGAAGGTTCTATTGCAGGGCCTAGGGTATTGGAGCATATGGTAGATACTGTATTGTATTTTGAAGGGGAAATGTATCAAAGTTATAGGATTTTAAGGGCAGTTAAAAATAGATTTGGTTCTACAAATGAAATAGGAATGTTTGAAATGAGAGATATAGGTCTTGTTGAAGTAGAAAATCCATCAGAGGTTTTGATTTCTGGAAGACCACAAAACACATCTGGGACAGTGATAGTACCATGTATTGAAGGAACAAGGCCAATGCTAGTAGAGGTACAATCTTTAGTTAGTCAGACTGCTTTTGGTTTGCCAAGAAGAGCAACTATGGGTATAGATTACAATAGGGCTATTTTAATGATTGCTGTATTGGAAAAAAAGCTGGGATACAGTATGCAGAACTGTGATGTATATATAAATGTGGTAGGAGGACTGCAGACAAAAGAACCGGCGATGGATTTGGGAATTATTACTTCAATAGCTTCTAGCTATAGGGATTTATATATTGATTCTAAGACTATAGTTATGGGTGAGGTTGGGCTTACAGGAGAAATTAGAAGAGTTAGTTTTATTGATAAGAGAATAAATGAAGCTGCCAAACTAGGATTTAAAAGAGCTATAATACCAAAGATTAATTTTAAGGATATGAATAGTATAGATGGTATAGAAGTTATTGGGATAAATAAGGTAGAAGAGGCATTAGAAATTGTTTTGGGAGGTTAG
- a CDS encoding ABC transporter ATP-binding protein gives MIEVIKLSKKFKEIVAVNSISFKVDKGKVFGLLGENGAGKTTTLRILATMLKPTSGTAVINGYDLASEPEKIRGEIGILFGGEAGLYDRLTARENIAYFGLLNGMDKVEINERVDELSRILEMEDFIDRRAGKFSKGMKQKVAIARSIVHNPSIMLFDEPTSGLDVSATRIVHNFIKELKNQGKTIIFSSHSMDEVGKLCDEVGIIHKGNIVEQSTLEGLRKKYGEDDLEEIFMGLVGGKYE, from the coding sequence ATGATAGAAGTAATCAAACTTTCAAAGAAATTTAAAGAGATAGTAGCTGTAAATAGCATATCTTTTAAAGTTGATAAAGGGAAAGTATTTGGTCTTTTAGGAGAAAATGGTGCTGGAAAAACCACTACACTGAGGATTTTAGCTACTATGCTAAAACCAACTTCTGGTACTGCTGTTATAAATGGATATGATTTAGCAAGTGAACCAGAAAAGATTAGAGGAGAAATAGGAATACTTTTTGGTGGAGAAGCTGGATTATATGATAGACTTACAGCAAGAGAAAATATTGCTTATTTTGGGCTATTGAATGGTATGGACAAGGTAGAAATAAATGAACGAGTAGATGAGTTGTCTAGAATTCTTGAAATGGAAGATTTCATTGATAGAAGAGCTGGAAAGTTTTCTAAGGGAATGAAACAGAAGGTAGCAATAGCAAGGAGTATTGTTCACAATCCATCTATCATGCTATTTGATGAGCCTACTTCAGGACTTGATGTTTCAGCAACCCGTATAGTTCACAACTTTATAAAAGAGCTTAAAAATCAAGGCAAAACCATTATATTCTCAAGTCATTCAATGGATGAAGTTGGGAAATTATGTGATGAAGTAGGGATAATTCATAAAGGAAATATTGTAGAGCAATCTACATTAGAGGGTTTAAGAAAAAAATATGGTGAAGATGATTTAGAAGAAATTTTCATGGGATTGGTAGGTGGAAAATATGAGTAA
- the ispD gene encoding 2-C-methyl-D-erythritol 4-phosphate cytidylyltransferase produces MYENDFVSVIVAAAGMSNRMRSSINKQFISINNKAVLAHTLEKFEKCKYIDEIIVVAKEDEIDYCKREIVKRYNFKKVTKVVRGGKERQDSVYNGLLALDERCNIVLTHDGARPFVKVKNIEDGIIGVTKYDACIIGVPVKDTIKIVDTLDNVENTPDRSYIWAAQTPQCFWKDTLLKAYKKAIEDGFVGTDDGMLVERLGINVKMIEGSYENIKITTPEDLIVAESFVKDKELFLRNKGLLFQGR; encoded by the coding sequence ATGTATGAAAACGACTTTGTTTCAGTCATAGTTGCAGCAGCGGGAATGAGCAATAGAATGAGAAGCAGTATAAACAAACAATTTATTTCAATAAATAATAAAGCAGTTCTCGCACATACTTTGGAAAAATTTGAAAAATGTAAATATATAGATGAAATAATTGTAGTTGCAAAAGAAGATGAAATTGATTATTGTAAAAGAGAAATAGTGAAAAGATACAATTTTAAAAAAGTCACTAAAGTCGTAAGAGGTGGGAAAGAAAGACAAGATTCTGTATACAACGGCTTATTGGCACTAGATGAGAGATGCAATATAGTTCTTACACATGATGGTGCAAGACCTTTTGTAAAAGTGAAAAATATAGAAGATGGCATTATAGGAGTGACAAAATATGATGCCTGTATTATTGGTGTTCCTGTTAAGGATACTATCAAAATAGTAGATACATTAGACAATGTGGAAAACACCCCTGATAGAAGCTATATATGGGCTGCTCAGACACCTCAATGCTTTTGGAAAGACACACTTCTAAAAGCCTATAAAAAGGCTATAGAAGATGGATTTGTAGGTACAGATGATGGTATGCTAGTAGAAAGATTAGGGATTAATGTTAAGATGATAGAAGGTAGTTATGAAAACATTAAGATAACAACACCGGAGGATTTAATAGTTGCAGAATCCTTTGTGAAAGATAAAGAATTGTTTCTTAGGAATAAAGGACTTTTATTTCAAGGAAGATAG
- a CDS encoding PIN/TRAM domain-containing protein, with protein MADKIAKFIITLIGILIGYGVMAGLKFLGIINLTNKGILGLLIFITIIIASGIIFFVLSPKFIKGGKKFIHFIEVEIQDIPASDIMMGSVGLIVGLIIAYLSSQPFYNLKIPYLGTIISIILYLIFGYLGIKIPTRKREDFTNALNVFKKNSTRDKLKSSCKACPKILDTSVIIDGRIADICKTGFIEGPLIIPEFVLEELQHIADSSDSLKRNRGRRGLDILNKIQKELDIEVIIVDDKIEEVPEVDSKLLKLAQKIKGNVITNDYNLNKVAEVQGIDVLNINELANAIKPVVLPGEEMVVQVIRDGKEIGQGLAYLDDGTMIVVEGGKKHIGETIGVMVTSVLQTSAGRMIFAKPKSAVDRAV; from the coding sequence ATGGCAGATAAGATAGCAAAATTCATTATAACATTAATTGGTATTTTAATTGGATATGGTGTCATGGCTGGGCTAAAATTTCTCGGCATAATAAATTTAACAAACAAAGGAATATTAGGGCTCTTAATTTTTATAACTATTATTATTGCTTCTGGAATTATATTTTTCGTTCTATCTCCAAAGTTCATTAAGGGAGGAAAAAAATTCATACATTTTATAGAAGTGGAAATACAAGATATACCAGCTTCTGATATTATGATGGGTTCAGTTGGACTAATAGTTGGATTGATTATAGCTTATTTATCAAGTCAGCCATTTTACAATTTAAAGATACCATATTTGGGAACGATTATATCTATTATTTTGTATTTGATATTTGGTTATCTAGGTATTAAGATTCCTACAAGAAAGAGAGAAGACTTTACTAATGCATTAAATGTATTCAAGAAAAATTCTACTAGAGATAAACTTAAGTCAAGTTGCAAAGCGTGTCCTAAGATATTAGATACCAGTGTTATAATTGATGGAAGAATAGCTGATATATGTAAAACAGGATTTATTGAAGGTCCCCTTATAATACCAGAATTTGTTCTTGAAGAACTTCAACACATTGCCGACTCTTCAGATTCACTAAAGAGAAATAGAGGAAGAAGAGGTTTGGATATTTTAAATAAGATTCAAAAGGAATTAGATATTGAAGTAATCATTGTAGATGACAAAATAGAAGAAGTTCCAGAAGTAGATTCAAAGTTATTAAAATTAGCTCAAAAGATAAAAGGGAATGTTATAACAAATGATTACAATTTAAATAAGGTAGCAGAAGTTCAAGGAATAGATGTATTAAATATCAATGAACTTGCCAATGCAATTAAGCCAGTAGTTCTTCCTGGAGAAGAAATGGTGGTTCAAGTTATAAGAGATGGCAAGGAAATAGGTCAAGGATTGGCATATTTAGATGATGGAACAATGATAGTTGTAGAAGGTGGCAAGAAACATATAGGTGAAACCATCGGAGTTATGGTGACTAGTGTTCTCCAAACTTCTGCTGGAAGAATGATATTTGCAAAACCAAAATCAGCCGTTGATAGAGCAGTTTAG
- the disA gene encoding DNA integrity scanning diadenylate cyclase DisA, translated as MVEVNIKRDIYKSLKIVAPGTPLREGLESIVNAKTGALIVIGDGEEVLKIVDGGFNINCDFTPSHLYELAKMDGAIILSNDSKKILYANTQLVPNQTISSDETGIRHRTAERVAKQTNNLVIAISQRRNIITLYKGNIKYVLKDSNEILNKANQAIQTLEKYKNVLNQAMNNLTALEFEDLVTVYDVVKVIQRIEMVIMISDEIERYMIELGNEGRLISMQQDEIMSGVLDDGLNIIRDYLNRDDKSYIEIRDEIRTLFQEGLLDLYTIANIMGYDSGVATLDSNIYPKGYRILNKIPRIPSNVLENIINTFDNFQKILRASTQELDLVEGIGEVRARTIKEGLRRFQEQLFLERHII; from the coding sequence ATGGTAGAAGTGAACATAAAAAGAGATATATATAAATCTCTTAAGATAGTTGCTCCAGGAACTCCATTGAGAGAAGGGCTTGAAAGTATAGTCAATGCAAAAACAGGAGCGTTAATTGTAATTGGAGATGGTGAAGAAGTTTTAAAAATAGTAGATGGTGGTTTTAATATCAACTGTGATTTCACTCCTTCTCACCTGTATGAGTTGGCAAAGATGGATGGGGCAATAATATTAAGCAATGATTCGAAAAAGATATTATATGCCAATACACAGCTAGTTCCAAACCAAACAATTTCCTCAGATGAAACAGGTATAAGACATAGAACAGCAGAAAGAGTTGCAAAACAAACAAATAATTTAGTAATTGCCATATCTCAAAGAAGGAATATCATAACTTTGTATAAGGGGAATATTAAATATGTTTTAAAAGATTCAAATGAAATATTAAACAAAGCAAATCAAGCCATACAGACATTGGAAAAGTATAAAAATGTGTTAAATCAGGCTATGAATAATTTAACAGCGTTAGAGTTCGAGGATTTAGTTACTGTTTATGATGTAGTAAAAGTTATACAGAGGATAGAAATGGTTATAATGATATCTGATGAAATAGAAAGGTATATGATAGAGTTAGGTAATGAAGGAAGACTTATTAGTATGCAACAAGATGAGATTATGAGTGGTGTACTAGATGATGGATTAAACATTATAAGGGATTATTTAAATAGAGATGATAAATCTTATATAGAGATAAGGGACGAGATTAGAACTTTGTTCCAAGAAGGTTTATTAGACTTATATACTATAGCAAATATCATGGGATATGATAGTGGAGTAGCAACTCTAGATTCAAATATTTATCCTAAAGGATATCGAATATTAAATAAAATTCCTAGAATTCCTTCAAATGTACTAGAGAACATAATAAATACATTTGATAATTTTCAAAAGATATTAAGAGCTTCTACACAAGAATTAGATCTAGTTGAAGGAATTGGTGAAGTAAGAGCAAGAACTATCAAAGAAGGCTTAAGAAGATTTCAAGAGCAGTTATTTTTAGAAAGACATATAATATAA
- the ispF gene encoding 2-C-methyl-D-erythritol 2,4-cyclodiphosphate synthase, with amino-acid sequence MRIGIGYDVHKLVEGRKLIVGGVEIPYEKGLLGHSDADVLIHAINDSILGAMALGDIGKHFPDTDMEYKDISSMILMDRVYKIMVDNGYEIGNIDSIIVAQRPKFAPYIDAMRENIANALHTSIENVSVKATTTEELGFEGRKEGISSKCVCILNKLK; translated from the coding sequence ATGAGAATAGGTATAGGTTATGATGTTCACAAATTGGTAGAAGGAAGAAAACTCATAGTGGGTGGAGTAGAAATTCCTTATGAAAAAGGATTATTAGGTCATTCTGATGCGGATGTTCTTATTCATGCTATTAATGACAGTATACTTGGCGCCATGGCTTTGGGGGATATTGGAAAACATTTCCCTGATACAGATATGGAGTACAAAGATATTTCTAGTATGATTCTCATGGATAGAGTATATAAAATAATGGTTGATAATGGATATGAAATTGGCAATATAGATAGTATAATAGTTGCACAAAGACCCAAATTTGCTCCATATATAGATGCTATGAGAGAAAATATAGCAAATGCACTTCATACTTCAATTGAAAATGTAAGTGTAAAAGCTACTACTACAGAGGAACTTGGCTTTGAAGGAAGAAAAGAAGGTATATCTTCAAAATGTGTTTGCATATTAAATAAATTAAAGTAA
- a CDS encoding ATP-dependent Clp protease ATP-binding subunit codes for MAMFGRFTERAQKAILLAQEEAQILKHNYVGTEHILLGLISEGEGIAANALEAEGVNIELARTQVINAVGQGSYETEILGFTPRTKRVFELSFLEARKLGHNYIGTEHILLGLLEEGEGVAIFVLESFGIDIDKLKISIIEMLTEGFSKSNQSEMGESMETPNLDKYSRDLNKLAKDGKIDPVIGRAKEIERVIQVLSRRTKNNPVLIGEPGVGKTAIAEGLAQKIIKGEIPELIKGKRVVTLDLPSMLAGAKYRGEFEERFKAVLKELKEDENIILFIDEIHTIVGAGAAEGAIDASNILKPVLARGELQVVGATTIDEYRKYIEKDPALERRLQPIMVEEPTVEDTMKILFGLRDKYEAHHRVRIKDEAIEAAAELSNRYITDRFLPDKAIDLIDEAASMIRLKSVTVPDNLKDIEEKLEELSQEKEEAINTQNFEKAASIRDKEQKLKKQLQENKENWEQEKKTFSMEVGYDEIASVVSDWTGVPVTKMTTEESERLLNLEELLHEKVIGQDKAVAAVSNAVRRARVGLKDPKKPVGTFIFVGPTGVGKTYLAKALAEALFGDEKAMIRIDMSEYMEKHTVSRLVGSPPGYIGYEEGGQLTEAVRRNPYSVILFDEIEKAHPDVFNILLQILDDGRLTDSKGRTVDFKNTVIIMTSNVGASTLRKQNVLGFSAPEEEEKGEYEKIKENITDELKRTFRPEFLNRIDEIIMFHPLNEEHVSDIVGIMIKDLEKRLHKMDLNIKVSEKTKEHISKSGFDSVYGARPLERTITKMIEDQLAEEILKGNVSKEDNIYIDFVDDKLVFSKEPVS; via the coding sequence ATGGCTATGTTTGGTAGATTTACAGAAAGAGCTCAAAAGGCCATACTATTAGCACAAGAAGAAGCTCAAATACTAAAACATAATTATGTAGGAACAGAACATATATTGTTAGGATTAATAAGTGAAGGTGAAGGAATAGCTGCTAATGCATTAGAAGCAGAGGGTGTTAATATTGAATTGGCTAGGACTCAAGTGATTAATGCTGTTGGTCAAGGAAGTTATGAAACTGAAATTTTGGGATTTACACCGAGGACGAAAAGAGTGTTCGAATTGAGTTTTCTAGAAGCTAGAAAATTGGGACATAACTACATTGGTACAGAACATATTCTATTAGGCTTACTAGAAGAAGGAGAAGGAGTAGCTATTTTCGTTTTAGAAAGTTTTGGTATAGATATAGATAAATTAAAAATAAGTATTATAGAAATGCTGACTGAAGGATTTTCAAAATCTAATCAAAGTGAAATGGGTGAATCAATGGAAACACCAAACCTTGATAAATATAGTAGGGATTTAAATAAACTTGCTAAGGATGGTAAGATAGATCCAGTAATAGGTAGGGCAAAAGAAATCGAGCGAGTAATTCAAGTATTAAGTAGACGAACTAAAAACAATCCTGTTCTCATTGGAGAACCAGGGGTAGGTAAAACTGCTATAGCTGAAGGATTAGCCCAAAAGATTATTAAAGGAGAAATACCAGAATTAATTAAGGGAAAAAGAGTTGTAACATTAGATTTACCAAGTATGTTAGCAGGAGCTAAGTATAGAGGTGAGTTTGAAGAAAGATTTAAGGCTGTACTTAAAGAATTAAAGGAAGATGAAAATATTATTCTATTTATTGATGAAATCCATACCATAGTAGGGGCTGGTGCAGCTGAAGGAGCAATTGATGCTTCTAATATATTGAAACCAGTTCTTGCAAGGGGGGAACTTCAAGTTGTAGGAGCAACTACAATAGATGAGTATAGAAAGTATATTGAAAAGGACCCAGCGTTGGAAAGAAGACTTCAGCCTATTATGGTAGAAGAACCAACTGTAGAGGATACAATGAAAATACTATTTGGATTAAGGGACAAATATGAGGCACATCATAGAGTTAGGATTAAGGATGAAGCAATAGAAGCTGCAGCAGAGCTATCAAACAGATATATCACAGACAGATTTCTTCCAGATAAGGCCATAGATTTAATAGATGAAGCTGCATCTATGATAAGATTAAAATCTGTAACTGTTCCAGACAATTTAAAAGATATAGAAGAAAAATTGGAGGAATTATCTCAAGAAAAAGAAGAAGCTATAAACACACAAAATTTTGAGAAAGCTGCAAGTATAAGAGATAAGGAACAAAAGTTAAAAAAACAATTACAAGAAAACAAAGAAAATTGGGAACAAGAGAAGAAGACTTTTTCTATGGAAGTGGGTTATGATGAAATTGCAAGTGTTGTTTCAGATTGGACTGGTGTACCAGTAACTAAGATGACTACAGAAGAAAGTGAGAGGCTACTAAATTTAGAAGAATTACTACATGAAAAGGTAATTGGTCAGGATAAGGCAGTTGCAGCTGTTTCTAATGCTGTTAGAAGGGCTAGAGTAGGTCTTAAGGACCCAAAGAAACCTGTGGGAACATTTATATTTGTTGGCCCTACAGGAGTGGGGAAGACTTATTTAGCTAAGGCATTAGCAGAGGCGCTTTTTGGTGATGAAAAGGCAATGATTAGGATAGATATGTCTGAATATATGGAAAAGCATACAGTATCAAGGTTAGTTGGCTCACCTCCTGGATATATTGGATATGAAGAAGGAGGACAACTGACAGAGGCAGTTAGAAGAAACCCTTATTCAGTCATACTATTTGATGAAATAGAAAAAGCTCATCCAGACGTATTTAATATACTTCTTCAAATATTAGATGATGGAAGGCTTACAGATTCAAAGGGAAGAACAGTCGATTTTAAGAATACAGTTATAATAATGACTTCAAATGTAGGGGCTTCAACTTTAAGAAAACAAAATGTACTTGGATTTTCTGCACCTGAGGAAGAAGAAAAAGGCGAATATGAAAAGATTAAAGAGAATATAACTGATGAACTCAAGAGAACTTTTAGACCAGAGTTTTTAAACAGGATAGATGAGATTATAATGTTCCACCCACTTAATGAAGAACATGTATCAGATATTGTAGGCATAATGATCAAAGACTTAGAAAAAAGACTTCATAAAATGGATTTAAATATTAAAGTAAGTGAAAAAACTAAAGAACATATTAGCAAAAGTGGATTTGATTCTGTTTATGGTGCAAGACCATTAGAACGTACAATTACTAAAATGATAGAAGACCAATTAGCAGAAGAAATTTTGAAGGGAAATGTATCTAAAGAGGACAATATATATATTGATTTTGTTGATGACAAATTAGTATTTTCTAAAGAGCCTGTATCTTAA